A genomic region of Miscanthus floridulus cultivar M001 chromosome 3, ASM1932011v1, whole genome shotgun sequence contains the following coding sequences:
- the LOC136541894 gene encoding uncharacterized protein yields the protein MAAAEARAAWQRAANRCLVQEDAKRAPKLACCPPTLQPHESDGSAPSPQDLHSPTFMPINWNLMNSSLPMETQWWLQLQPNFGCQTAPAREHLNCIGGDAAEKKMDGLAPVSKLEDVQAKKAADPFEPPWIISMASMKQTSETGLEELKNLACFTPVSLKCKGNANNCIYEDKESTEFKAFDPLLPKKPQKEHCEMHAPWEQTKKSQPWWQVADVDGLASLVAERAMENIVNNDLPRPTQTIRVHGPKVKSPEKKDDYGRPALSMGKELDPVHDTMECSYSVSSTTDETNSSDGGRWQQHQRNNVPGDAQDSYSSTTNTPGSKPTYQNASERAKLLDALRHSQTRAREAEIAAKKAYDEKDHVIKLLFRQASHLFACKQWLKMLQLENICLQLRFKEHQIATMFPEFPWMVVKENVAPSQEHNEGSRKKGRRPNRKGGLRNAVAFAVGVGLVGAGLLLGWTLGWLLP from the exons ATGGCGGCCGCAGAAGCGAGGGCTGCCTGGCAACGCGCCGCCAACCGCTGCCTGGTCCAGGAGGATGCCAAGCGAGCTCCCAAGCTGGCCTGCTGCCCGCCGACCCTGCAACCGCACGAGAGCGATGGAAGTGCTCCGAGTCCGCAAGATCTCCATTCCCCTACATTTATGCCCATCAACTGGAACCTTATGAACTCCAGCCTGCCCATGGAAACCCAGTGGTGGCTCCAATTGCAGCCAAACTTTGGGTGCCAGACAGCCCCAGCTAGGGAGCACCTCAATTGTATAGGTGGGGACGCCGCCGAGAAGAAAATGGACGGTTTAGCGCCGGTATCCAAACTTGAGGATGTCCAAGCAAAGAAGGCTGCAGATCCTTTTGAGCCTCCGTGGATCATTTCGATGGCTTCCATGAAGCAAACCTCTGAGACGGGTTTGGAAGAGTTGAAGAATCTTGCTTGCTTTACCCCAGTGAGCCTCAAGTGCAAAGGAAATGCAAACAACTGTATTTACGAGGATAAAGAGTCTACAGAGTTCAAAGCTTTTGATCCTCTGCTTCCTAAGAAGCCGCAAAAGGAACACTGCGAAATGCATGCCCCTTGGGAACAAACCAAGAAATCTCAGCCATGGTGGCAAGTAGCTGATGTCGATGGTTTGGCTTCCCTTGTCGCTGAAAGAGCAATGGAAAACATTGTCAACAATGATCTGCCAAGACCCACTCAGACAATCCGGGTTCATGGACCTAAAGTGAAGAGCCCTGAAAAGAAGGATGACTATGGCCGGCCTGCTCTTTCCATGGGCAAAGAGCTAGATCCTGTACATGACACTATGGAGTGCAGCTACAGTGTTTCAAGCACCACCGATGAAACAAATTCTTCTGATGGGGGACGTTGGCAACAACATCAAAGAAATAATGTGCCCGG GGATGCACAGGATTCTTATAGTTCCACCACCAATACACCAGGCAGCAAGCCAACATATCAGAATGCTTCCGAGAGGGCCAAGCTACTAGACGCTCTCCGTCACTCGCAAACACGTGCTAGGGAAGCTGAGATAGCTGCCAAGAAAGCCTATGACGAGAAAGACCATGTCATCAAGCTATTGTTCCGCCAGGCCTCACACCTCTTTGCATGCAAGCAGTGGTTGAAAATGTTGCAGCTGGAAAATATATGCCTTCAGCTCAGGTTCAAAGAACACCAGATAGCAACCATGTTCCCGGAGTTTCCATGGATGGTGGTGAAGGAAAATGTAGCACCTTCTCAAGAGCACAATGAAGGGAGTAGGAAGAAAGGCAGAAGGCCAAACAGGAAAGGTGGCCTCCGCAATGCCGTTGCATTTGCTGTTGGTGTTGGTCTTGTTGGTGCTGGATTGCTTCTTGGCTGGACTCTTGGGTGGCTACTGCCCTAG